The region AATCGTAGCTCTCACAGACATCGTCGCGCTTCCACTCATCCAGACCGTTGTCTTCGTCGTATCGGGCTGCCAGCTCGGACCACTGCCGATAGCTGCTAGCCGTTTCCATTTCCTTCAACAACTGCCTGGATCGGGTTCGCTGTAATATTTTCATTGGCACCTCGCACTAGGATCACCCCTTAATACGGGGCGGGTATCAAACGCCGGCGTTAGGCCTTTCGGCGGCCGGCTTGATGGCGTCTCGCTTGCGTCGCTGCCTCGCAGCAGAGGCGGCGATCTTTTCTCGCTTTGACTTTTCGGGCTGACCAGCCGCAGCCGCCTTATCCGGCTCTGCAACCGCCCCGGCACCCGCTTCCATTTCAATCTCCGCGGCTTGTTCGCTTGCCTCCGCTATTGCCTCGTTGGTTACCGGCGCGGCTTGTTCAACCGTCTCGATGATCGCTTCGACTGCAATAGGCTCGACCAGCTCAGCCTGGACCAGCTGCTCTACCGAAGGCTGCTCAAGCTGCTTCAGCAAGCTCATATACTCGCGGGTGGACTCATCAATACAGGCGATGTATTTATCCATATCCGGAACGACCTTGCGGTCAGCCAGCACGCCGACATTCAATGAGCCATATATGCCCGTGATACCGTGACTGATCGCCATACCATCTGACACCGGAACGAGCGGAAATACTGAGCGGATAGTCGCACCTGCGAAATATTTGGGCTCCATGCCCGGTAATCCGGGTACGTTTGTGATCACGGTATTGAATAGTGGAATTTTGCTCGCGATGCGCGTCTTGTTTTCCACCCAGCCTGCCAGAGCACGCACATAGGGCGGAATCATTTCACCCGCCGCATTGCTCAGGTCGCAGAGTACTTCCTTGGCCAGCGGTATCCCTTTGCGGGTCCGCTCGCGCACTGCGACCAACCGCTCCAATGGGTCCTCTATATCAGTGCCAATAGGGATGTACATCGCCGACACCAGGTTACCGCCATCATGGCGCGCTTCTTCGGGACGAATGGACACCGGACACATGGATACCAGCGACGCCTTGTCCGGCAAGCAGTCGTGCGCCTGCATGTAGCGACGCATGCCGCCGGCAATAATGGCAATAATCACATCGTTCAGGCTGGCGCCCTGATGCAGCAACCGCATCCGCTTGAGCTCAGCGATACTCCACTCATAGCCGCCGTAACTGCGGTGCGGTGTGATCGCTGCATTGAAGATACTCATCGGTGCCCGAAGTTTTTCCAGATGTTCTTCGTCGCGCAGGCGCCAGGCAAGCTCGGCACTTTTACGCCCGAATAACAGACTGGCTTTGAAGGTACGATAAGACTGGGACAGCATTCGGGGCGTGGTGCGGGCCCACATTTCCAGCCGGGTCGGCGCGCGCTCGGCTATCTCTACCCTGTCGCGGCGACCATATTCGTGAGCCGCGGTACTTTCCATCATGGCCGTGCTCAGCTCGAAGCTTGACTTGCCGTCTACATAGGCATGGTGAAAACGGATCAATACGGCAAAACTGCCCTCCGGTACGCCTTCTACATTATTCACCCCTTCAATTATGTAGATCTCCCATGGCGCGCGTTCCATGTCGACGCTGCGTGACATGGTCCGTGCCGTGAAGATGCAGAGCTGGCGCCAGTCCCCCGGCTGGGGCAAGCCAACATGCCTCACGTGATATTCCAGATCGAAGTTCTCATCCTGGAGCCAGTAGGGATCGTCCAGCTGGAAAGGTGCCTGCTCCAGCCTGCGGCGGAAATACGAGGTGGTGTTCAAACGGTCAGATACGTATTGAAGAATATCCTTATGTCTTACCAAACCGCCCGGCGCACTGCTCTGATCGCAAAGCCAGAGGCTTCCTATCATCATCGGCTGGTTGGGTGTTTCGAAATAAAAGAAATGCGAATCCATGGGGGTGAGTTGCTTCATGAACGGTTCCTCGTCCTGATAAATGGATGTGACGAGACACATCCTGATTTGGTGTCAAAGAGATGCGTGCGCTCTGTATTCAATCAAGCATATAGGCGGGTAATTGCAATAGTGTTGCGCCGAATTGCCGCATTATAGGGGAGCCGTAAGCGAGACATTTTGTCGTTTTGGCTATTCTGACTGACCAGTCACAAACGGGTTAATTCATTGAATTCAAGGAACTTTTCAGCTTGAAAAATCTCGCCGATGACGCTCTCGACGTTTTTTTGACCATGCGTCAAATAATTAGCCGGACGACAAGACGCGAACGCAGAAACGCAGAGATAACATCATTTCGACAGCGTTCAGACAGAGGCTTCCCGCCATTCGCGACGCAGCGACATCAGGGCGCAGCGGCAAACGGCCAGCTACCCAACTGATAATCGGTTCATTCAGATAATAAAAAGCAGGGATTGGCCCGACACCAAACAACCGAGCCAGCTCCTGGCTCGCTCTAGCTTGCGGTTTCAAGCAGCTCCAGGGCCTCGCCTAGAGCTTCAACCGCCGCTTCATGATCACCCGCGTTATGCAGCGCCTCGCCCTCGGCGCGCAATTCCGCAACGCGCTCGCGAACCTCGCTATCGCTCGGCGGGTTGCTCTCGAGCATCGCGTCGATCTCGGCCATGTCCTTCGGACAATGCATGGCTAACACCGGAATGGAAAATACGGCAGCTGCTAGAAAAATCAGCGTACGGCGCATGGCGTTAACTCCTGTCTGGTTGGGGATGTACCCAGAGAAAGCTTAGCTGTCACGAGGTACGACGGCGGAGTTTTCGACTACCGGTACTCGAGGCGATCATGGGCTCCCTGTCGAGCGGCTTGTCCGGGCTGGCGAGCGACGCTTCATCCGAGACGGCATCACCTCAGCGACTAACCAGAACTGATTAACAGGAACAAAAAAACGCCGGCCCGTATTACCGGGCCGGCGTTCTCACACATCAGCGATGATCAGGAGCAGTTACTGCGGAACTCATCAATGTTGCGATCACGCTCGTGGTCAGGCCCACAGATGAACTTCGCATAGCGCTGATCCTTGTCCAGGTGCAGCTTCATCCAGGACACACCCAGACGGCTCAACTGGTCGTTGTAGCTGTTACCACCGTTGCCGCAGTAATGGGAGCCATTATTCAGCTCCACAAAGGCCTTGGACAACCCGCTAGGCAGCTGCCCGTAGAAGCGGTCGGCGTGCTGACGCACCGGGGCGATCACGTCCGCCTCACAGGCAAAAATCAGCGTGGGTGCCTGGACATTGCGGAAGCTCTTGGTATCCCAGGGAGCCAACGGAATAGCGGCACTGATGCGCCCTTCCTCTGCTACGCGCAGGGTACCGCCACCGCCCATGGACCAGCCGACAACACCGAGGCGATTGATGTCGATCATGCCGTTGATGGGGCTGCGCGAGGTGTTGTTCTCATCCACGAGATAATCCAGCGCGTTGTTGATCTGGCGTGCACGGCTCGGCGGCTGATCAAAACCGGTATTGGTATCGATGGTCATCACCACGAAACCGTGGGAAGCCAGCTTCGGCCCCCACCACTCGATCGATGACTCAGCCGATACAAACCCCGGAATCACGACGATGGCCGCCATGGTGCCGGTGGTACCGGTGGGATAGTGAATGGTGCCGCCACCAAATCCGCTAACCAGCCCGGATACCCGGGAAGTACGTACCGAGTAGGGACCGTTGCGCGCTTCCAGCATGCTTTCGGTCGGATCAGGTCCACGCTGGTACTGATCGGTATCGCCTACGGGCGGGGGTGTCGGGTTGCCTGCCATGGCAGATGCAGAAAACAGCAGCGCTCCAGCTGCAAGCATCGAGAGGAACGACTTTGACATTTTATTGTTGTTCATTGCGACTCCGTTTGCTTCGCGTGTTTATCGTGATTCTGCCGCTGCCATTTGTCCTGCAGGACAGCGAACACCGACGGAGTCTAGGACGCTAAATTCGGGGGTCAATGGCTCAAGGGCAATTCCACCCGTATGGGTTAAACCAAAGCGTGACCCTCATCACGCGCTGTAAGCCTTTGATTTCAAAGCCCAATATAATTGATATCAACAAGCTACTAGCGACCCAGCATGGCCGCTTTTCAGAGACAGCGCCTATATCAAATGAGTCAGGGATTATTGAGGTCGATGCAGCTCGCTGGCATTTTCTGGAACCGGGATGGCACCCGGAAACGCAGCGCCC is a window of Pseudomonas sp. gcc21 DNA encoding:
- a CDS encoding wax ester/triacylglycerol synthase family O-acyltransferase — protein: MKQLTPMDSHFFYFETPNQPMMIGSLWLCDQSSAPGGLVRHKDILQYVSDRLNTTSYFRRRLEQAPFQLDDPYWLQDENFDLEYHVRHVGLPQPGDWRQLCIFTARTMSRSVDMERAPWEIYIIEGVNNVEGVPEGSFAVLIRFHHAYVDGKSSFELSTAMMESTAAHEYGRRDRVEIAERAPTRLEMWARTTPRMLSQSYRTFKASLLFGRKSAELAWRLRDEEHLEKLRAPMSIFNAAITPHRSYGGYEWSIAELKRMRLLHQGASLNDVIIAIIAGGMRRYMQAHDCLPDKASLVSMCPVSIRPEEARHDGGNLVSAMYIPIGTDIEDPLERLVAVRERTRKGIPLAKEVLCDLSNAAGEMIPPYVRALAGWVENKTRIASKIPLFNTVITNVPGLPGMEPKYFAGATIRSVFPLVPVSDGMAISHGITGIYGSLNVGVLADRKVVPDMDKYIACIDESTREYMSLLKQLEQPSVEQLVQAELVEPIAVEAIIETVEQAAPVTNEAIAEASEQAAEIEMEAGAGAVAEPDKAAAAGQPEKSKREKIAASAARQRRKRDAIKPAAERPNAGV
- a CDS encoding dienelactone hydrolase family protein produces the protein MNNNKMSKSFLSMLAAGALLFSASAMAGNPTPPPVGDTDQYQRGPDPTESMLEARNGPYSVRTSRVSGLVSGFGGGTIHYPTGTTGTMAAIVVIPGFVSAESSIEWWGPKLASHGFVVMTIDTNTGFDQPPSRARQINNALDYLVDENNTSRSPINGMIDINRLGVVGWSMGGGGTLRVAEEGRISAAIPLAPWDTKSFRNVQAPTLIFACEADVIAPVRQHADRFYGQLPSGLSKAFVELNNGSHYCGNGGNSYNDQLSRLGVSWMKLHLDKDQRYAKFICGPDHERDRNIDEFRSNCS